In the genome of Epinephelus lanceolatus isolate andai-2023 chromosome 18, ASM4190304v1, whole genome shotgun sequence, one region contains:
- the nudt9 gene encoding ADP-ribose pyrophosphatase, mitochondrial isoform X2: MVHFLLRRDWLGRLRLALTLFGLPYTVCSPGVRSAISCSSSHPFRTIRPISASCCHLYTTSVRTMPSSAAPHVKSRCPQYPGSKVKRLLVPDDKVDWSQSWPQYNPVSHTDPSVLKKPAWADPDIGSFSPKFNTVDGVVDRTSFGGTYKIEKGKPLNPRGRTGVSGRGLLGRWGPNHAADPIVTRWKVDAKGAKVSHSVSKRPILQFVSIKRKDCGEWAIPGGMVDPGEQVSLTLQREFSEEALNSLAVPPAETAKISERITKLFKSPGFQVYKGYVDDPRNTDNAWMETVAVNFHDDSGNSVSELPLQAGDDAGQVQWVDVDSSFPLFANHSHFLELVAKERKAHW; encoded by the exons GTCTGCCATCTCCTGCTCGTCTTCTCACCCTTTCAGAACCATCAGACCCATCAGTGCCAGTTGCTGTCACCTCTACACGACCAGTGTCCGGACAATGCCTTCCTCAGCAGCGCCTCATGTCAAGTCCAGATGTCCTCAGTATCCAGGGTCCAAAGTCAAGCGCTTACTCGTGCCTGATGACAAGGTGGACTGGAGTCAGAGCTGGCCGCAGTATAATCCAGTCTCCCACACTGACCCTTCAGTATTAAAGAAGCCAGCATGGGCGGACCCTGATATTGG ctctttctctccaaaGTTCAACACTGTGGACGGTGTTGTGGACAGGACCAGCTTCGGCGGCACCTATAAAATAGAAAAAGGAAAGCCACT AAATCCTCGTGGCCGCACTGGGGTGTCTGGTAGAGGTTTGTTGGGACGATGGGGACCCAATCACGCAGCTGATCCCATTGTCACCAG ATGGAAAGTAGATGCCAAAGGAGCAAAGGTATCTCACTCAGTCTCCAAGCGGCCTATCCTGCAGTTTGTGTCCATCAAGAGGAAAGACTGTGGGGAGTGGGCCATTCCTGGG GGCATGGTAGATCCAGGGGAGCAGGTCTCTCTCACGCTGCAGCGGGAGTTCTCAGAAGAAGCGTTGAATTCGTTGGCAGTCCCGCCAGCAGAGACAGCGAAGATCAGTGAACGCATCACCAAACTCTTCAAATCACCAGGGTTTCAG gtCTATAAAGGCTATGTGGATGATCCTAGAAACACTGACAATGCTTGGATGGAGACAGTTGCTGTCAACTTTCATGATGACTCAG GCAACAGTGTGAGCGAGCTGCCGCTCCAAGCTGGCGATGACGCAGGACAAGTCCAGTGGGTTGATGTTGACTCGTCCTTCCCGCTCTTTGCGAATCATTCCCATTTCCTGGAGCTGGTTGCCAAAGAGAGGAAAGCTCACTGGTAA
- the nudt9 gene encoding ADP-ribose pyrophosphatase, mitochondrial isoform X1, whose translation MVHFLLRRDWLGRLRLALTLFGLPYTVCSPGVRSAISCSSSHPFRTIRPISASCCHLYTTSVRTMPSSAAPHVKSRCPQYPGSKVKRLLVPDDKVDWSQSWPQYNPVSHTDPSVLKKPAWADPDIGSWRFFTPVLMTFARSSFSPKFNTVDGVVDRTSFGGTYKIEKGKPLNPRGRTGVSGRGLLGRWGPNHAADPIVTRWKVDAKGAKVSHSVSKRPILQFVSIKRKDCGEWAIPGGMVDPGEQVSLTLQREFSEEALNSLAVPPAETAKISERITKLFKSPGFQVYKGYVDDPRNTDNAWMETVAVNFHDDSGNSVSELPLQAGDDAGQVQWVDVDSSFPLFANHSHFLELVAKERKAHW comes from the exons GTCTGCCATCTCCTGCTCGTCTTCTCACCCTTTCAGAACCATCAGACCCATCAGTGCCAGTTGCTGTCACCTCTACACGACCAGTGTCCGGACAATGCCTTCCTCAGCAGCGCCTCATGTCAAGTCCAGATGTCCTCAGTATCCAGGGTCCAAAGTCAAGCGCTTACTCGTGCCTGATGACAAGGTGGACTGGAGTCAGAGCTGGCCGCAGTATAATCCAGTCTCCCACACTGACCCTTCAGTATTAAAGAAGCCAGCATGGGCGGACCCTGATATTGG CAGCTGGAGATTTTTCACGCCAGTTTTGATGACTTTTGCTCGcagctctttctctccaaaGTTCAACACTGTGGACGGTGTTGTGGACAGGACCAGCTTCGGCGGCACCTATAAAATAGAAAAAGGAAAGCCACT AAATCCTCGTGGCCGCACTGGGGTGTCTGGTAGAGGTTTGTTGGGACGATGGGGACCCAATCACGCAGCTGATCCCATTGTCACCAG ATGGAAAGTAGATGCCAAAGGAGCAAAGGTATCTCACTCAGTCTCCAAGCGGCCTATCCTGCAGTTTGTGTCCATCAAGAGGAAAGACTGTGGGGAGTGGGCCATTCCTGGG GGCATGGTAGATCCAGGGGAGCAGGTCTCTCTCACGCTGCAGCGGGAGTTCTCAGAAGAAGCGTTGAATTCGTTGGCAGTCCCGCCAGCAGAGACAGCGAAGATCAGTGAACGCATCACCAAACTCTTCAAATCACCAGGGTTTCAG gtCTATAAAGGCTATGTGGATGATCCTAGAAACACTGACAATGCTTGGATGGAGACAGTTGCTGTCAACTTTCATGATGACTCAG GCAACAGTGTGAGCGAGCTGCCGCTCCAAGCTGGCGATGACGCAGGACAAGTCCAGTGGGTTGATGTTGACTCGTCCTTCCCGCTCTTTGCGAATCATTCCCATTTCCTGGAGCTGGTTGCCAAAGAGAGGAAAGCTCACTGGTAA